The genomic interval GAACAAGAGCTACGATCCCGCTCGCTGTTGGAGATTGGATAGTTTTTCTCTCATAAAAAGAGtaacatttttaacaataatccatatgtaattattatatttgtataattttaataattttaataatatattcttatatctatgtgtatagaaagagagaaatttgaaaatctaatgttatatctataaaatcttatatctatatgtatagaaagaaaaaaatttgaaaatctaatgttttatcatataaaatattggactctttaaatgtataattttaattaatcgtataattttaataattttaataatatatgattatcgcttttttttcttatatctatatatataaagaaaaagaaatttgaaaatttaatgttttattataaaatattgaaatctttaATCGTTTCAAAATAGTTTTTCTCTATAAGAtagagtaatatttttaataataatccatatgtaattattatatttgtataattttaataattttaataatatatgattatcgctttattcttatatctatatatatagaaagagagaattttgaaaatctaatgttttatcatataaaatattggaatctttaaatgtataattttaattaataattttaacaatatatgattatcgctttattcttatatctatatatataaaaagagagaaatttgaaaatttaatgttttattataaaatattgaaatttttaatcgtttcaaaATAGTTTTTCTCTATAAGAtagagtaatatttttaataataatccatatataattattatatttgtataattttaataattttaataatatatgattatcgctttattcttatatttatatatatatagagagagagagaaatttgaaaatctaatgttttatcatataaaatattggaatctttaaatgtataattttaattaataattttaataatatatgattatcgctttattcttatctatatatatagagagaaagaaatttgaaaatttaatgttttattataaaatattgaaatttttaattgtttcaaatagTTTTTCTCTATAAGAtagagtaatatttttaacaataatccatatgtaattattatatttgtataattttaataattttaataatatatgattatcgctttattcttatatctatatatatatagagagagagaaattgaaaatctaatgttttatccaatattttataaaatattggaatctttaaatgtataattttaattaattgtataattttaataattttaataatatatgattatcgctttattcttatatctatatatatatatagagagagaaatttgaaaatctaatattttatcatataaaatattggaatcattaaatgtataattttaattaataattttaataatatatgattatcgctttattcttatatgtatatatatatatatataaaaagagagaaatttgaaaatttaatgttttatcataaaatattggaatctttaactatttaaaaattctcacaACAGACATGCAACAGTTGTAGCTGGATAGGtcaagaaatcaaaattactCCCGTAACGTGTCTCGTGATGGcaatcgaaatcgatcgaagccAACAAGCAACACGTATAATGTAATTCTAATCGCGCAGGATCATGGGGCTACGTGTAGCGCATTCGATCGTGTTCCGTGGAACTGATTAAAGTCGATGGACTCCTCGTGCATCGATCATCTTATATTTCGAGAGAATTATCTTTCTCTCGTATTCGTCCCTTCTATAACTCGCTGCAACTTCCGCTGTAATTACTACGGTGCATCATTTTTTGCGTAGGAGTTGCCTCTCCGCCTAGTCGAAAAGGGGACACTGAACTTTTGATCGGGATATTGCTATTATTCTATcctaaaaacattttaaagatttatttgtaatttatcatttaaaaaaaaaaattaaaaaaagagaataataaatatctttggtTACCTTTTCGTTTTACTTATTCgcgatttttctaaaaaaaaagtgaaaattatcgaaaaacaatttaagaGAGATTACTCGTCGATATACGCGTCGATTCGTTGCCAAGAAATTGTCAAGCCTGTATTTGTACGCAGGTACAATATTTGCAGAGACCGACCGTTTGGAATCTTATCTACGATGACGAATTATCGAATATCTGAACGTTAGATTAGATTTCTCGGTTAACGGGCGAATATAGGCGGACGAGAAAGAAGACAAGCTTTCGTTGATTCGTCTGTTTCGTTCCCTCGttctccgtctctctctctctcgctcgcgtgTGTGCTACACACCGctattctgaaaataaacgCGTTCGAGAATCTCGCGGTGTCGTGGTTGCCAGTACTGGTTGTATCGTCGAGCACAGAGCTTCGAGTTTTATCGAACCGGTCGGTGCATGGGGATATCGCCCGCGTATCGCTCAGATCATCCGTAGTTGTTCCCTCGTCGCATGTACTCGTGTACTatacttttctctctttttcttttttacgaccAACGCTTCCGTTCCGTGATTTCGAAGGAGGGCGAGAAAGGCAGGGTTACttggaaaaatcaattttttagcaAGGAGAAATTTTCGCGAAATTCGCCACGTGTCGCttgattcaataatattaaataatttttatatatattatatatgtgtatcgAAGTAAAGTgaatgataattgaataaagtAGTGTATTgttcgaaacaaaaagaaaattaatttgaaaaaaaaaaaattcagatattaaaaatgatatacgttcgaaatgttaatttcgatcgaatcgtatTTTCTACGTCGAAAGACTCTCGGTGCTTTTAACGGATTTCAATACGGATGTcggttatataaaattctgccCGTCTTCACGGTAATGGATTTCAGCGCGTAGACTCATCCCTGTAGAAGATAAATCGACGGATGACGTTTCAATTTCGCGATCGACGCGAAGTTGTCCGTCTCGTCGGTGAACGATCGATGACGAGGAGATAATCCATAGACGAGTGAAAGACATCGAAAGGACTCTCGTCGCTTCTCTTATCTCGTCGCCTGTTTCAGTCGCGGCCAATCATCTTGGAAATttaccaattaatttttacgaacGAAAGTCCCTGCGTTGACATCCATTAGTCTGGCGGCAATACCCGAGATACCAATGGAGATACGTTTGCCTGGAATTCGCGGAGCTCGTTGTTAATTGGACGTCGACCGTCCCTCTCGAACGGATGGACACAACCGTTTGCGACCTACATTCGCATTGCGAGCCACCACTGTCGTCGTCCCGATTAAACGTAGATTCGTCGCTCAGTTACCTCCTCGATACCGCGTGCCACGCGGATTATCGCGACACACTCGCGTGTAAAATagtgtatttaattttgtaaccaCGGTTTGGAAATATATCGGACCGGACGAGTGGAAAAAAAGTGAGAGAGAATAGAAACGATTCTAGCGAGTCGGTTATAAACGCGGTTATGTTCAGGCCTGTGTTCAAAAATTAGTACGAACGGCGAGGAAATGTTAGAGGGCAGCACTAGATTGCTCGCGTTGCTTTGACAAGTGACGAATCGTAGAGACTGTTGTAGGTTTATcttatgcaattttattactttgtgttgtaattttatgttttttgcgTTTTTACAGTGTTCCGTGGTTaagtacaataaatatatagcatgtatttatcataataataggTAACGTTTCTTgtttaaatggaaatattgcGAGAGGAAGCGAGATAGAGCATTTGTTTCGTTCAACCAATAACGAACGTGGCGAAAAGGTGGTAGGGATTTATACGTTACGTTCGTCCGTGGAGAAtacgtgtatatgtgtatTGTTATTCTCGCGATAGACGCGAACGGTTGACCGTGGTTCGGTAAATAGCGAATACACTCGGTACGTGTGTTAAACCCGTGTACGGAATTTCGGCTCTCCCTTGATACTCGTTTCTCGAGGGAGCGACACGAACGCGAATAAAGTGGCGCGTGCCTCATGGCGCCTATCGTTCGCACGTGTCTTTCGTAACTATTTCCGCCCACTTCCGCGAACGCGTTATTCTCGGCCGTGTTTATCCACGACTTTCTGCCAAATAGGTCGTGCCAAGGGGAAGGGGAGTACTTCCCCGTCGCGcttaattcgattttaacCCTATCGTTATTATAGGTGATTATAATCGCCCATCGTTGGACGTGCAGCGTATATCAAAGGTGACTATACAGTCATCCAACAATCTACCATTAAAATTCCTTGTCAAGTTTTGCCTCGGCTTGATATCCTTAATTGACACTTAAACGACgtgtaacaaaaataattattccaggAATGAGTCATCCTCGTGCAAAGActgatttatcgaaaaaaaagatcctCGGATTTTTTGACaagaataaacaaaaagtATCGTTTTTGCTACCGAAAATcctttttctatattcatattattattcagtTAAGtcgtaaatttttagaaagaaccTCAAAGTGTATCTATCTCACGCTTATCTCCTTTCCTCCTTACCTCTTTTCCTCTTTACCTCCTTTCGTCCATATTCAATCGCGACTGCTTAAGCATGTAACATCGATATTTTATGCGTTTACCGAAAAAGAGTAAGTATATAAGTAGCGTAACTAAACTCCAACGCCACGAGTGAATGGATTGATCGAACGACTGTCAAATTCTCTGCCCCTTTCTCGAAAGGAAAGAGctcgaaaggaaggaagcgTAGACTAAACAAGAATTTTCGCGACTTGTTTCAGGTGGGTCCGGCAGGGGGGAGGGTGAGGCAGGCTCGAACGAGGTTCCAACTGGGAGGAGAGGCGGCGGTGGCGGCGGCGTGGGTAGCGGAGTCGGCGGGGGCGGGGGCGGAGGAGGAAGCGTGCTGGGGGTTGGCGGAGGTGGCGGAAGCGGAAGCATCGGGGGCGGCTCGGGGGGCAGAAGCGGATCAGGGGGAGGCCGATCGAGGGACGAGCCGAGGAGGCACACCCTCGGCGGCGATCACCAACCGTCCCTACATCATCAGCAGTTCAACGCGGCCCAGCAGCTACACCCCCTTCATCCCCATCATCTGCCGCCGCCACACGGCCAATACGGTACGCCGCCCACGCGTCATACCACCATGGATCTCGAGGTGAATCTTTGCTCACGCaacatgtaaatatatatatatattgacatCTTATTGTTTGCTCTCGTTTATCACGTAATTTTTCTCGAGTCTTTTATACGCCGTGTTTTTACCCCGTCGAACGCGTTCTCCCGAATCTTGACAAAGAATttgacgtttctttttttttctctctctctatatatatatattatctttctttcaatttttatcttatctccGTTTTATCGAACTGCAGGGGCTACGAAAGTTGTAAATTatctgtatataaaaaatttatatctccgttcttttttttttttgttcgataatgttaattgtataaattacgtacaatttgaaatttaatctaaccATCCGTTTTTCGTGCGTTAAACCACCCGAGCTGGGGGTTAATCGATTAAGGGGGTGGAGTCTCTCGCGAGACGCGGGGAAAAGTAGCCGTAAATCGCGTTACCGTTCCGGGAATACAAATTAGCGGATCGCGTGCGACGATCATATATACGTAAGGGACGGTGTTCGCCGAACGATGTATCCGGCAATGACTTGAACGGATATATAGTTGTATTCCGAGGTCAAGAACCGAGCATAACGAAGGGAAGAGGTTAATTAAGTCCCGTATACACCTACGCCGTCCTCGTTTCTCATCTTCCGTTGCCTCGGCTCCGTCGCCGGTTCGCATGTTGTGTTCGAAACGTTTCGAACGTTTTCGGAACACACGCGCTCGTGGCGCCGTTTCGTCTATTTTCGGGCGCAGCTCTCCTGCGCACGTTGTTTATCCAGGTTTCGTGGTTTTCGACCGAGGAAATGGATTCCGAGAAATAAACCAATCGTCAGCCCCTGCGAGTCGCTCCTTAATCGTGTATACATTTTACCTAAGTAGCTTGGTGGCGTACACGTGGCACTTAACCGTTTCAAGTTATCGTGCACGGTCACGCCTTCCTGCTCGTTatttctccccccccctccacttttttcgattatattacTCTACTGGTCCTTTTTTTGCCCGTCGACGAAACGCGTTACCGAATTATCTGCGTCGTTTTTATAAACGACGCAATAAACGTGATCGCCAACTTTCGAGACGagtgagaagaatttttaagaatcttctcgaagaagaagtCGAGAAGGGAAAATAGAGGCTAGGGAAAGACTTGGCGATCGCGAAAGATTTTTGCAGAATCGCAAGAGTTTCCACAGGCCAGCCTTCGAAACCCACACCAACGCAACGACCGCAGAGAGAGTACTCCTTCGACCATGCCTCGGGTCGATCGATCGCGATCGCATTGTTTCGCTCTTACCTTTTCACAGTGCTGCATTTCCAGCAAACCTTTTTTTCTGCTCCATGCATATATACGTCTAACTGGTTtacttgtgtgtgtgtgtttccGTGTACCTGCCGCCGCCTAACAGATGGGGACCAAGTCTCGCCAGAGAAaggtaattctttttttttttttttttttcccctttttcttttcaccttTTTTGTACAcgtttctccctttttctctaAGCGCTTGGATATCGTTTCGATTCGCACGATGGCATGCATCCgttttttcatcgtttctcatcgttttttctctattatatCGTCGAACGTGTACGAttgttctctctttttttttcttttttttttctttctttccttctttctttcttttgttcgCGTCGAATTCGAACCGATCGTTTAAACAGAAACAATAAACGAAGAGAGAATCGGACGAAAGTTCCGCGGTTATACTGACAAACACTTTTGATTGTTCCAGTCGCCTCTTCCGCGCGGGTACCCACCTCCCTCTACGACGATGTTGTTCGATGACGACCCGGGCATCATGTCCGAGGTGGAGACATCGAGCACCGGATTTCGACGGGGTGGCAAGCAAAGAAGCAGCCTCCCCGTCGTACGGACCCCCAGCAAAACTCTGGAGCGACCACTAGGTAACTCACGACCCGCAATAGAATTAGGAGCGTCTTGTTGCTGCCTCGCTGCTCGATGCCCTTGTCGGACATTCCTCACGAAACGATGCGTTTCTGTGGACGATTCCTTAGGTCTAGTGTTCCTGCAGTATAGGAACGAGACGAAGCGGGCGCTCCTACCGAACGAAATCACTAGCATAGACACCGTTAAGGCTCTCTTCGTACGAAGCTTTCCCAAGCAACTCACTATGGAATATCTAGACAGCCCCCACGTCAAGGTTTACATACACGATAGCAACAAGGATATGTTCTACGAACTCGAAGATCTCAGGTACGTAACGCCATATTtcctttcaattctttttttaaatatttttttttgacaaaaataaCAATGGAATACGTTCAAtacttgtaatatatatgttttccaGATCCATctgaattttataacaaaaatcactcttactttgaaatatgtcacattaattttttattttagaaattgttaatttctaTTCCTCCCCAGTTTCCCATTCAAtacttgtaatatatatgttttccaGATCCATctgaattttataacaaaaatcactcttactttgaaatatgtcacattaattttttattttagaaattgttaatttctaTTCCTCCCCAGTTTcccaattaattataactccACTCTCTTTCACGATACGCGTTTATTATACAtcttttaaacttaaatttcaattttcatcattcagaaatatttttcaatatcatcgTTGCTTTCCAacgttcattttttaatttaaatattttgcacgTATTATATACTGCAATCTCTCGATTCCcgaaattactattaaaaaattctccatTTGGATTCCAGATCGCATCTGAGAGACATCCGAGACCGAAGCGTCTTGCGACTATTCGAGAGCACTGACGGTGTGACAGGGATGCCAGGGCCATTGGGGATACCAGGGACAGGAACGGGGCTACCACCTCACTGGGAGGACCAGAGCTACTTCAGCGAGCCGGAATTCGACAGCGAATACCAACATCAGCATATCCACAAGAGCAAGGTAACCAGCTTCCAAAACGTTCGCAAAATTTATTGTTCCTATCTATCTTTTGAAACAAGGATTTTGATCGATTCttaaatggtaaaaaaaattttcgaaattacgatggttacaaaatatttgcacattttttttaaggaactttctcctttattttcatagaatcgaatatatttttaaaagtttttaaaacgaGATAACTTTCTTAAAATTGGAACAAACGAGTTCGAAAACTTGGAAGAAGTTTATCACATTTAtgacgtataaaaaaaaatcttcggaAGAAGTTATAATTGGTCGAAAATCGGTaaagattactttttgttaattttttatccgaacatgttatgaaaattaagagattgggtagatttttatcaatttgtatgtgcatattgaaaattttattgaagtcaattaatattgttatcacctacgaacaattaaaaatggtgaaaatttttttttataataaatttaaaaatttttcgatatctaTCAGTTGTTTCTGCATTGAAcagattttgatgaaattttatatatataatataaattatataaatctacaaaaatgtatatttaaaatttacaggCTCAGATAaagaacttttattatttttttatataattctgatCACGtgtaactttttcaaaaatttttttatgtatcatatagtaaattatctttttacatttcaaaaaaGTTTAAGATTCGTTtgatccaattttaaaaaagttaatttgttttaataaattaattagactTTTATCCGTTACtctaagtattattataaacgaatataaaaactattaattacaatatcccAATGTATGTTTTTTCGGTTTgcatttttctatttgtatcGTTTTTGGATTAACTTTAAGACCGATTAAAGCATTAAACGAGAAATAcgactataaaatttatattaaatatttctcgcaTGTTAATCGCACATTCGAATTTATTACGCgtcttatttacatattatcgaAAAACGCGAGAGTGAGAATTCTAATCAATAAATACTACGGTATAcggaaatatttgtttttgtaaCCGCCGTATTACGTccttacataatattttcgtttaatacgccgtatatatacgtaaactTAAATGTATACCTTGGGTGACTAACCCCGGGGCAAAGCtactgtaaataataaatacgtcTCCGAACGCGATCGGAATCGCTTTCCCCTGTAATCGATATCCATCCGTTCTATCCGGCGCACGTGTAATCGCGTAATCGAGCTAACGCGTTTGGAGATCCGTTGGCCTCGGGTTCACAGCACGTACGAAAGATCCTGTGTCAGCGATAGCGGTCGACTACCGAGTGAGACTGCGATAACCATAAATCTTGGCGGGGATTGGTCGATGCCGCGCGAATGGACCCGAGTGGACCCGAACCTACCCGTACGATAACTTACGAAGTCGTCTCCTCTTTCGCTCGGTCGATCGTCTTTGTTAGAACGCCTTGCACGTTTGCACGGCCGGAATGTGTACCGCGCCGGAATACAACTTCTTAGGGACCGATCTCCATCCCATAATCAAAGCTTTCGCGAACGGTTCGTCCGCGCAACCGTCGCAGATATTCATGATCATTCTTACTTCCGCTTCCGCCGGCTCCCTTTCATCGTCCTTGTCCTCGTATTTCGGCAAGTGAAGACCGAAGCTCGTTAGCCCCGAAAAGTATTCGTCGTCTAGTCCTTGGGATATATAACCGTCGTTTAAAAGCAGACCGTCGTCCAATTGCAATAGACCGCGTTTCTTTTTAGGAGAATCACGTTTATCCATCGATTTTAAGTCTTCGTCTTCCTCTTTGGGCACGAACGTtacctaaaatatatttaaatttaattttaacgaaatattttttaactaattaaatatCCTTTTTCCCTTAGATAATCGTtaggtatataataataaatttgaattaaagaaGACGTAGGAACTCTAGTTACtttcatttgttataaatGTATTCTAGATAAAGAAGTATAACACTACGTTACTTATCTAAAATTTCGCGAATTTCAGTACATCATATTTCTTACCTTTCCATCCGAAAATTTTTCCTCGGATACTCCATTCTTCTCGGTCCCCCTCTTCTCGATCGTGGATTTTCCGACCTGGATCACTGTCTCTTCAAAACTCGAatacgatttttcttcctcggATTCAACTCCCAACgaattttcctctctcttaaAGAGATTGCGATACGGACTACTACCATCCGCCGCGTTGGCTGCGGTTATTCCGCTAGCCGAAGGCAAACCGACGACGGTAGACTGCAGATTCCCGAAGAAGTGGGTAGATTGCAAAGGGAACGCTGTCGAGACCGAATTGGGATTCGCGGGTGGTAACGGTTGAGGTGGCGGGTGGCGTGGAATCAGGGCCGGATGCCTCAGGGTGACTCCATCTTGAATGATTTGCAGCGGCGTTCCGGGATTGAGTTTTATCTGAAAAAACTCGACAAGGTTAGCGTATCGTGGCTccattcgagagagagagggactcGCATTGCGAGTGTCGATGCTCGAACCTGATGATTGATCTGTCCGCCCGTCAGATAGGGATGCTGCGGGAGGGGGGGGCCGGTGACCGGTGGCCGCGTAGGTCTGGGCGTGTTATTTTCCGTGTCGTGCTCATAGTGATGGGCATGATGGTGTTTGTGATCCTTGTGCGCTTTCCCCGCTGACAGGGCTACCTCGTAAAGCTGCACCATGGTCACCTCTCCTAAATATCCACCCGATCCTGGGGAATAacgataactttttaatagCGATGAAATGATAGAATGGAGTTGCGTTCGCGGCAGTGGTTCTCAATCAATATAttgtggaaataatttttaaaggatcGTTCCtccaattaataatctttggcgtttatttattttgatataattacattatcagCTCTTTTAATATCTGATCCCtatgaatatacaatttttaataataataaaatagaagaatgtAGATAGTGTTCGTAACAGTGGTTCTCAATCTAtagattatgattaatttttagaaatatcatcTCTTTTAAGTATCTGATccctatgaatatataatttttaataataagaaaataaaatctagatAGTGTTCGTAACAGTGGTTctcaatctatattttatgattaattatttttagaaatatcatcTCTTTTAAGTATCTGATccctatgaatatataatttttaataataagaaaataaaatctagatAGTGTTCGTAACAGTGGTTctcaatctatattttatgattaattatttttagaaatatcatcTCTTTTAAGTATTCATCCCtatgaatatacaatttttagtaataaaaaaatagaataatagtgTTCGTAACAGTGGTTCTCAATCTAtagattatgattaatttttagaaatatatcacCTCTTTCAAGTATCCCTATgaatacataattttcaataataataaaatagaagaatgtAGTGTTCGTAATAGTGGTTCTCAATCTatagattgattaatttttagaaatatcacctcttttaaatattcatccctgtgaatatataatttttaataataataaagtagaaGAATATAGATAGTGTTCGTAACAGTGGTTCTCaatctgaattatttttagaaatatttcttcgattaatttttttaaataatttaaaaaatttttccatatctTATATTCAACAGAgaattcgtaatttttcagaaaacattggaaaagatttattgatattaaagtttctttttttttttttacctggaGGAGCGCCTTCACCTTCCAAAAAGCCGCCGCCTAATTGTCGTTGCTCCTGCCCGGTGATAGCTATTCCACCCCCTTTGATCACGTGCCTGACCAACTAACGAGAAAAGAGCAAATACGAGCGAATTAAGGCCGTGTCGAATTAGTCTGAAGGTCTGTTTGTTAATCGCGCGTGTTACGCCGGAGCACGCGTTCATTTGCAAAACGAGACGTAGGATAAAATTACTGGATGGAGGAGGAACGGGTTCTCACGAGTTCAAAACCTagctcccttcccttccctttccattcctttcctttccacgGATTTTCATTCCGCGAAAACTTTCATTTTCGGTATTTGACGCGATTAAAAGTCAATTATCTCTCATAATTTCCTTCACctatagaagagaaaaattacagagagaaataattacataatagaATAAACATCTCTCGTTAACAGATTTaacattttcgaatttttttttttctcataatttttacatatccgTACTTTTACATATCCATCATCTCCCACAATCCGTATAGAAAGTTTTCTCCACCCGACcggtggaaatatatatatatatttatttccagtTATTCAACCGCGCCCCCAATATCTCTCTTCTTCATTCACGCGGCAAAAATACGGGCCGCCTACTcgcgaaataaaattcctttcaCCCGGTGCATTCTTCGATCCTTCCTTATCGACGCCcggtacatatatatatctctatccgatatattatattccgcCTAATATCCCACCTGTGGACACGAACACGGCGAGAGTTTTCGAGAATCGATAGCTTCGATATCGAGAATCCGGACCGAACGATGCGAAACAGCGCATcgtgggggaggggagaatcgCGAGACGAAATGTGGAACGACTTTCCACGTACTCCTCGCGAGAAGCGAACCACTGGCGGGGACAGAGAtagagagcgagagcgagagagagagcgagagcgagagcgagagagagaaagagagagagcgagagcgagagagagcgagagcgagagcgagagcgagagcgagagggTTATCTGCGTAAGGACACGGAATGGTTGGAATTCCGGAAGCCGAAGTCTCGGGAAAATTCTTGGCGCGATTTGTATCCGATCTGAGCGGGGACCGATGAGGcagaaggaggagaggaggggttACGCAAGCGAATCGTTCGAATCCCGCGGAGAAATGTGTGGAGAATGACCTAGAACCGGACGCGCGGTGTGTTTCCCTCCGCTGTGCGGGGAGGGGGCACGGTATACCGTTTCCGAAGATTGCTTTCTACTGTGAGTTTAGGCGTCACGGTTGCAGCGCCGACTGTTGCACGACTTTCGAGAATGTGGCGTGATAAACGGCGAACGATTTGCCAGGGGCAAATGATAGCGAAAGGAACCGATGTATATCTGTCGAAGATACGAGGGGGAAGTGTTTCGATGCTGTTCGTTTTTATATTGACGTTTGGAACGATGTAGCAATtgcaaatgtaatataattcgtATTTGTAAGTTTCGAAGCggtatgataattaattaggaATTGAAGAGTAGGCAAGAATCGAATTTCTTGAACAGTGCGTGTAAATTCGTATGGAATCGTCGAATAGAGAATAGTGCGGTTGTATAGAGGAATAGAAACATTGAACTATAATTAGTTGGAATTGGAAACAATTTCCTGTTTACACGCTCGCCAATCGTTAAATTAAACTaacattaaatacataatttctaaaaagatataaatgtaatttatgtaGACAGTTTACGatctatatctaattatt from Apis mellifera strain DH4 linkage group LG8, Amel_HAv3.1, whole genome shotgun sequence carries:
- the LOC102656294 gene encoding uncharacterized protein LOC102656294 — translated: MVNCFSRSFEEKKNKMIVSLLYGLLTWTVAQAISTSWNPSFSTPAARILHPVTAIYQTSPEQTFYDAGSTSLLAQREQDACALYKVAMKQQFYFEYIHYKTELPDIKEFTLCMWTKFYNHSNDHPLFSYAVGDQSRGILSWVANTPRSSYYMMNIDGHNLYRLNYPLRLNKWYHSCQSWNGRTGEWQIWVNDERVGRGFNNRLVRHVIKGGGIAITGQEQRQLGGGFLEGEGAPPGSGGYLGEVTMVQLYEVALSAGKAHKDHKHHHAHHYEHDTENNTPRPTRPPVTGPPLPQHPYLTGGQINHQIKLNPGTPLQIIQDGVTLRHPALIPRHPPPQPLPPANPNSVSTAFPLQSTHFFGNLQSTVVGLPSASGITAANAADGSSPYRNLFKREENSLGVESEEEKSYSSFEETVIQVGKSTIEKRGTEKNGVSEEKFSDGKVTFVPKEEDEDLKSMDKRDSPKKKRGLLQLDDGLLLNDGYISQGLDDEYFSGLTSFGLHLPKYEDKDDEREPAEAEVRMIMNICDGCADEPFAKALIMGWRSVPKKLYSGAVHIPAVQTCKAF